A part of Chitinimonas koreensis genomic DNA contains:
- the dnaG gene encoding DNA primase: MARIPDEFVQDLLNRLDIVEVVERYLPLKKAGQNYAACCPFHKEKSPSFTVSPTKQFYHCFGCGAHGSAIGFVMEYEGMGFIDTVEKLAESIGMQVPRSEGRADDAPRRQQQTSLVELNTRAMHFYREQLKQSPRAIDYLKRRGLTGQIAARFGLGYAPGDWHPLAACFSDYATNPQLNEVGLVIDHADSGRRYDRFRDRVLFPILDGKGQVIGFGGRVIDQGEPKYLNSPETPLFQKGLELYGLPQARQAIRAKNRVLVVEGYMDVVALAQHGVEYAVATLGTACTPEHVKKLMRLADQVVFSFDGDRAGRKAAWRALENSLALASDGKTLSFLFLPAEHDPDSYIREFGHEAFEALIDRDALGLVAFLARELAAQVDLASDEGKARFLHLARPLVEQIRAPALGVLVRKKLAELAGLEMAEAVQLLGGAMPAPAAPYEVPQPSRQGEGWSGKGKGGGGGWKKTGGKWSKRDELPPITTPRPNADLGRELLQILMIAPRFALELPQFELTSEALSPSLRAVLRVVDYVHGLDQPPASGHLLEAMRGDEVYPLLAEAMTKGEFAYGHGDPEALAETWRGALERVLLQLERPRVKRRLSELEAKGFGNLSPAEKDEYGRLSLLGRAI; encoded by the coding sequence ATGGCCCGTATTCCCGACGAATTCGTCCAGGACCTGCTCAATCGCCTCGACATCGTCGAGGTGGTCGAGCGCTATCTGCCGCTCAAGAAGGCGGGGCAGAACTACGCTGCCTGCTGCCCCTTCCACAAGGAAAAATCGCCGTCCTTCACGGTGAGCCCGACCAAGCAGTTCTACCACTGCTTCGGCTGCGGCGCGCACGGCTCGGCCATCGGCTTCGTGATGGAATATGAGGGTATGGGCTTCATCGACACGGTCGAGAAGCTGGCCGAGTCGATCGGCATGCAGGTGCCGCGCAGCGAGGGCCGCGCCGACGACGCGCCGCGCCGGCAGCAGCAGACCAGCCTGGTCGAGCTCAATACCCGGGCGATGCATTTCTACCGCGAGCAGCTCAAGCAGAGCCCGCGCGCGATCGATTACCTCAAGCGGCGCGGCCTGACCGGCCAGATCGCCGCGCGCTTCGGCCTCGGCTATGCGCCGGGCGACTGGCATCCGCTGGCCGCCTGCTTCAGCGACTACGCCACCAATCCGCAGCTCAACGAAGTCGGCCTGGTGATCGACCACGCCGACAGCGGCCGCCGCTACGACCGCTTCCGCGACCGCGTGCTGTTCCCGATCCTCGACGGCAAGGGCCAGGTGATCGGCTTCGGCGGCCGGGTGATCGACCAGGGCGAGCCGAAGTACCTGAATTCGCCGGAAACCCCGCTGTTCCAGAAGGGGCTCGAGCTCTACGGCCTGCCGCAGGCGCGCCAGGCGATCCGCGCCAAGAACCGGGTGCTGGTGGTCGAGGGCTACATGGACGTGGTCGCGCTGGCCCAGCACGGCGTCGAGTACGCGGTGGCCACGCTCGGCACCGCCTGCACGCCCGAGCATGTGAAAAAGCTGATGCGGCTGGCCGACCAGGTGGTGTTCAGCTTCGACGGCGACCGCGCCGGCCGCAAGGCGGCCTGGCGTGCGCTGGAGAACAGCCTGGCGCTGGCCAGCGACGGCAAGACGCTGAGCTTCCTGTTCCTGCCGGCCGAGCATGACCCGGACAGCTATATCCGCGAATTCGGCCACGAGGCCTTCGAGGCGCTGATCGACCGCGACGCGCTCGGCCTGGTGGCGTTCCTCGCGCGCGAGCTGGCCGCCCAGGTCGATCTCGCCAGCGACGAGGGCAAGGCGCGCTTCCTGCACTTGGCCCGGCCGCTGGTCGAGCAGATCCGGGCGCCGGCGCTCGGCGTGCTGGTGCGCAAGAAGCTGGCCGAGCTGGCCGGCCTCGAGATGGCCGAGGCGGTGCAACTGCTCGGCGGTGCGATGCCGGCGCCGGCGGCGCCCTATGAGGTTCCGCAGCCGTCGCGTCAAGGCGAGGGTTGGTCGGGCAAGGGAAAGGGCGGCGGAGGAGGCTGGAAGAAGACCGGCGGCAAGTGGAGCAAGCGCGACGAGTTGCCGCCGATCACCACGCCGCGGCCGAATGCCGACCTGGGCCGCGAGCTCTTGCAAATCCTGATGATCGCCCCCAGGTTTGCCTTGGAGCTGCCCCAGTTCGAACTGACGTCCGAGGCATTGAGCCCGAGCCTGCGCGCGGTGCTGCGGGTGGTCGACTACGTGCACGGGTTGGACCAGCCGCCGGCGTCCGGCCACCTGCTCGAGGCGATGCGCGGCGATGAGGTCTACCCCTTGCTGGCCGAGGCGATGACCAAGGGCGAATTCGCCTATGGCCACGGCGACCCGGAGGCCCTGGCCGAAACCTGGCGCGGCGCGCTCGAGCGGGTACTGCTGCAGCTCGAAAGGCCGCGCGTGAAGCGCCGGCTGAGCGAGCTCGAGGCCAAGGGCTTCGGCAACCTGAGCCCGGCCGAGAAGGACGAATACGGCCGGCTTTCGCTGCTCGGCCGCGCGATATAA
- a CDS encoding GatB/YqeY domain-containing protein yields the protein MSLKQRITDDMKTAMRQKETARLGTIRLLLAAMKQKEVDERIELSDEQIVAIIDKMQKQRRDSIGQYEAAGRQDLADVEKAEMAVLEGYMPQQADEAEIAATVEAAVAAHGATVAAMGKIMAEVKAKLAGRADLSKVSALVKARLQ from the coding sequence ATGAGCCTCAAGCAACGCATCACCGACGACATGAAAACCGCCATGCGCCAGAAGGAGACTGCCCGCCTGGGCACCATCCGCCTCTTGCTGGCCGCCATGAAGCAGAAGGAAGTCGACGAACGCATCGAATTGAGCGACGAGCAGATCGTCGCCATCATCGACAAGATGCAGAAGCAGCGCCGCGATTCGATCGGCCAGTACGAGGCCGCCGGTCGGCAGGACCTGGCCGACGTCGAGAAAGCCGAGATGGCGGTGCTGGAAGGCTATATGCCGCAGCAGGCCGACGAGGCCGAGATCGCTGCGACCGTCGAAGCCGCGGTGGCGGCCCATGGCGCCACGGTGGCCGCGATGGGCAAGATCATGGCCGAGGTGAAGGCCAAGCTGGCCGGCCGTGCCGACCTGAGCAAGGTATCCGCGCTGGTCAAGGCGCGCCTGCAGTAA
- a CDS encoding 4a-hydroxytetrahydrobiopterin dehydratase, which yields MSLAQERCQAVVPNLTEDERRALLAEVSGWAIEAGKLRKTFRFANYYETLAFVNASAWISHREDHHPELHVTYNSVAVAYDTHSCNGISRNDFVCAAQLDALV from the coding sequence ATGAGTCTCGCCCAGGAACGCTGCCAGGCCGTGGTGCCCAACCTGACCGAGGACGAGCGCCGCGCGCTCTTGGCCGAGGTGTCGGGCTGGGCCATCGAGGCCGGCAAGCTGCGCAAGACCTTCCGCTTCGCCAACTATTACGAGACGCTGGCCTTCGTGAACGCCTCGGCCTGGATCTCGCACCGCGAGGACCATCACCCCGAGCTGCACGTCACCTACAACAGCGTGGCCGTGGCCTACGACACCCATTCCTGCAACGGCATCAGCCGCAACGATTTCGTCTGCGCCGCCCAGCTCGACGCGCTGGTCTGA
- the rpsU gene encoding 30S ribosomal protein S21 gives MPSVRVKENEPFEVAMRRFKRAVEKTGLLTELRAREFYEKPTTERKRKLAAAVKRHYKRIRSQQLPKKYY, from the coding sequence ATGCCTAGCGTACGCGTCAAAGAAAACGAGCCGTTTGAGGTAGCCATGCGCCGCTTCAAGCGGGCGGTGGAAAAAACCGGCCTGCTCACCGAACTCCGTGCTCGCGAGTTCTACGAGAAGCCGACCACCGAACGCAAGCGCAAGCTGGCCGCTGCCGTGAAGCGCCATTACAAGCGCATCCGCAGCCAGCAACTGCCGAAAAAGTACTACTAA
- the rsgA gene encoding ribosome small subunit-dependent GTPase A, with protein sequence MVDTARIVQSHGKAFIVDVGGRRYTASARKKKTDFAVGDRVEVGLLNDEQAVIERALPRVSLLYRSDLFREKLIAANVTQIAVVLAAVPSFYEELLSRCLVAAEDADIRALIVLNKADLAETAAARRQLEPYRALGYPMVELSAREDVGPLWPHLEDQVTVFVGQSGMGKSTLVNALVPAANARTNEISEALDSGKHTTTHATLYPLANGGELIDSPGLQEFGLRHLPADRLAPLFPEFRRYIGQCRFHNCRHDREPGCALIAALEGGEILPQRLQLLRKLRAECDARAP encoded by the coding sequence ATGGTCGATACCGCGCGCATCGTCCAGTCGCACGGCAAGGCCTTCATCGTCGACGTCGGCGGCCGCCGCTATACCGCCAGCGCGCGCAAGAAGAAGACCGACTTCGCGGTCGGCGACCGGGTCGAGGTCGGCCTGCTCAACGACGAGCAGGCGGTGATCGAGCGCGCCTTGCCGCGAGTGAGCCTGCTCTACCGTTCCGACCTGTTCCGCGAGAAGCTGATCGCCGCCAACGTCACCCAGATCGCGGTGGTGCTGGCGGCCGTGCCGAGCTTCTACGAGGAGCTGCTGAGCCGTTGCCTGGTGGCGGCCGAGGACGCCGACATCCGCGCGCTGATCGTGCTCAACAAGGCCGACCTGGCCGAGACCGCCGCGGCCCGCCGGCAGCTCGAGCCGTATCGCGCGCTCGGCTACCCGATGGTCGAGCTGTCGGCGCGCGAGGATGTCGGCCCGCTGTGGCCGCACCTGGAAGACCAGGTCACCGTCTTCGTCGGCCAGAGCGGCATGGGCAAGTCGACGCTGGTCAACGCGCTGGTGCCGGCCGCCAATGCGCGTACCAACGAGATTTCCGAGGCGCTCGATTCGGGCAAGCACACCACCACCCACGCCACGCTCTACCCCTTGGCCAACGGCGGCGAGCTGATCGATTCGCCGGGCCTGCAGGAATTCGGCCTGCGTCACCTGCCGGCCGACCGGCTGGCGCCGCTGTTCCCGGAATTCCGCCGCTACATCGGCCAGTGCCGCTTCCACAATTGCCGCCACGACCGCGAACCGGGCTGCGCGCTGATCGCAGCGCTCGAAGGCGGCGAGATTCTGCCGCAGCGGCTGCAACTGTTGCGCAAGCTGCGTGCGGAGTGCGACGCGCGGGCGCCTTGA
- a CDS encoding M48 family metallopeptidase, translating into MTAHAFSLVFLAFLLFSTGLQLWLKTRHLRHVLAHRAAVPADFASQIDLAAHQKAADYTAAKVRFARLAIGWDALLLAGFTLGGVLGLFDQLARGWLGSGIGAGLALIALLTVANGILTLPFSLYSTFVLEARFGFNKVTPLLFVVDLVKSTVLGALLGLPLVALVLWLMEAAGALWWLYAWAAWVVFGLAVMAIYPTFIAPLFNKFTPLADAALKDRIDALLRKCGFASNGVFVMDGSKRSSHGNAYFTGFGRTKRIVFFDTLVERLEPLEVEAVLAHELGHYKRRHIVKRMATMYALGLATLALLGLLKDSDWFYAGLGVAAPSTAAALLLFFLALPVFTFPFAWLASRGSRKHEYEADAYAAEVSDGAALVSGLVKLYRDNASTLTPDPLHSLFYDSHPPAALRIAALRRAAA; encoded by the coding sequence ATGACCGCCCACGCCTTCAGTCTCGTCTTCCTGGCCTTTCTCCTGTTCTCCACCGGCCTGCAGCTCTGGCTCAAGACCCGGCACCTGCGCCACGTGCTGGCCCACCGCGCCGCGGTACCGGCCGATTTCGCCAGCCAGATCGATCTCGCCGCCCATCAGAAGGCCGCCGACTACACCGCCGCCAAGGTGCGCTTCGCCCGCCTGGCGATCGGCTGGGACGCGCTCCTGCTGGCCGGCTTCACGCTCGGCGGCGTGCTGGGCCTGTTCGACCAGCTCGCGCGCGGCTGGCTCGGCTCGGGCATCGGCGCCGGCCTGGCGCTGATCGCGCTGCTGACCGTCGCCAACGGCATCCTGACGTTGCCGTTCTCGCTGTATTCGACCTTCGTGCTCGAGGCGCGCTTCGGCTTCAACAAGGTCACGCCGCTGCTGTTCGTGGTCGACCTGGTCAAGTCGACGGTGCTCGGCGCCTTGCTCGGCCTGCCGCTGGTGGCGCTGGTGCTGTGGCTGATGGAGGCGGCCGGCGCGCTGTGGTGGCTGTACGCCTGGGCCGCCTGGGTGGTCTTCGGCCTCGCGGTGATGGCGATCTACCCGACCTTCATCGCGCCGCTGTTCAACAAGTTCACCCCGCTGGCCGACGCGGCGCTGAAGGACCGCATCGACGCGCTGCTGCGCAAGTGCGGCTTCGCCTCCAACGGCGTGTTCGTGATGGACGGCAGCAAGCGCAGCAGTCACGGCAACGCCTACTTCACCGGCTTCGGCCGGACCAAGCGCATCGTGTTCTTCGACACCCTGGTCGAGCGCCTCGAACCGCTCGAGGTCGAGGCGGTGCTGGCGCACGAGCTCGGCCATTACAAGCGCCGCCACATCGTCAAGCGCATGGCGACGATGTATGCGCTCGGCCTCGCCACGCTGGCGCTGCTCGGCCTGCTCAAGGATTCGGACTGGTTCTACGCTGGCCTCGGCGTGGCCGCGCCGTCGACCGCGGCGGCGCTGCTGCTGTTCTTCCTGGCGCTGCCGGTGTTCACCTTCCCGTTCGCCTGGCTGGCCAGCCGCGGCTCGCGCAAGCACGAGTACGAGGCCGATGCCTACGCCGCCGAAGTCAGCGACGGCGCGGCGCTGGTGTCCGGCCTGGTCAAGCTCTACCGCGACAATGCCTCGACGCTGACGCCCGATCCGTTGCATTCGCTGTTCTACGATTCCCATCCGCCGGCCGCGCTGCGCATCGCCGCGTTGCGGCGCGCCGCCGCCTGA
- the orn gene encoding oligoribonuclease, with product MAQDQNRLIWLDMEMTGLDPERERIIELAVVITDANLDTVAEGPVLVVHQPDAVLDAMDDWNRNTHGKSGLVDKVRASTIDEAAASRTLLDFLALHVPKGASPMCGNTIHQDRRFMARWMPELEDWFHYRNLDVSTIKELCKRWRPDIAKGLVKAGKHEALADIYESINELKYYREHFLRANPS from the coding sequence ATGGCACAAGACCAAAACCGGCTCATCTGGCTCGACATGGAAATGACCGGCCTGGACCCCGAGCGCGAACGCATCATCGAACTCGCCGTGGTGATCACCGACGCCAACCTCGACACCGTGGCCGAAGGCCCTGTGCTGGTGGTGCACCAGCCCGACGCGGTGCTCGACGCGATGGACGACTGGAACCGCAACACCCACGGCAAGTCGGGCCTGGTCGACAAGGTGCGCGCCTCGACGATCGACGAAGCGGCCGCCAGCCGCACGCTGCTCGATTTCCTGGCACTGCACGTCCCCAAGGGCGCCTCGCCGATGTGCGGCAACACCATCCATCAGGACCGCCGCTTCATGGCGCGCTGGATGCCCGAGCTCGAGGACTGGTTCCATTACCGCAACCTCGACGTCTCGACGATCAAGGAGCTGTGCAAGCGCTGGCGGCCCGACATTGCCAAGGGCCTGGTCAAGGCCGGCAAGCACGAGGCGCTGGCCGACATCTACGAATCGATCAACGAGCTCAAGTACTACCGCGAGCACTTCCTCCGAGCGAACCCATCGTGA